The DNA window TCGGCCTCGACGCCGACCCCCTCACGGACGGTCGAAACCACCCGGAAGTCGGAGGCCTCGAGCATCCAGTCGCCCTGGTTCTCCCAGTCGGTGATCAACTCCCAGACGATCGCCGGGGGTCCGGGCACGGATCGTTGCATCTCCAGGACGACGGGCCTCATCTCAGGAAGCTCAACCGGACGCGTCTGTCCGGGTTGTCGACGTTGAGGTCGACCAGCACGACGTGCTGCCACGTTCCGAGCGCCGGGCGCCCGTCGAGCACCGGCAGGACCAGTGAGGGTGATACGAGCGCGGGGAGGACGTGGTCCGCCCCGTGCCCGGGGGAGCCGTGGCGGTGCCTCCAGCGGTCGTCCCGCGGGAGGATCCGGTCCAGCGTCTCCTCCAGGTCGCTCTCCGACCCGGCCCCGAGTTCCAGGACGGCCACGCCGGCGGTGGCGTGCGGGACGAACACGTTGCACAGTCCGTCTCCCTTCCCGGCGCAGAACCGGCGGATCTCGTCGGTCAGGTCGGTGAGGCCGCGGCCGGGGACGGAGACCGCGAGCTCGGTCGTGTCCATACGACAAGGATGCCGCGGCAGGCGGGTGCCCCGCACGAGGGCGAGTGGGGTGGCCGAGGGGACTTGAACCCCCGACCTCCTGGACCACAACCAGG is part of the Actinomycetota bacterium genome and encodes:
- a CDS encoding secondary thiamine-phosphate synthase enzyme YjbQ; this encodes MDTTELAVSVPGRGLTDLTDEIRRFCAGKGDGLCNVFVPHATAGVAVLELGAGSESDLEETLDRILPRDDRWRHRHGSPGHGADHVLPALVSPSLVLPVLDGRPALGTWQHVVLVDLNVDNPDRRVRLSFLR